In a genomic window of Salegentibacter salegens:
- a CDS encoding IS256 family transposase produces the protein MTQEEIKELKEKALKQFLSGESLTGKNGAFAPMLREFMEEALEAEMSSHLSDEEKGSKAGNKRNGKGKKTLKSSQGDVTINTPQDRNSTFEPEIVAKRQRILADNLEKQIIGMYGMGNSLRDISAHIEEMYDSKISTHVLSDITDRVIPKVKEWQDRPLEPVYCILWLDAMHFKVREEGKVKHKALYNILGINKAGRKEVLGMYISESEGANFWLQVLTQLNNRGLKDILIACTDNLTGFSEAIHSVYPKTDIQLCIVHQIRNSMKYVASKDQKDFMKDLKLVYKADTKDQAESALLDLEEKWGKRYPIVIRSWNDNWDRLSAYFEYTAPIRKLIYTTNAVEAFHRQVRKVTKTKGAFTNDMALLKLVYLATRRIEKKWNAPLQNWGLVVQQLAIKFEGRLELDLATNETKN, from the coding sequence ATGACACAAGAAGAGATTAAGGAATTAAAGGAAAAAGCATTAAAACAATTTTTATCAGGAGAATCCCTAACCGGCAAAAACGGCGCTTTTGCTCCAATGCTTAGGGAGTTTATGGAAGAGGCCCTGGAAGCAGAAATGTCTTCGCACCTTTCCGATGAAGAAAAAGGCTCAAAAGCAGGTAATAAGCGTAATGGCAAAGGCAAAAAGACCCTAAAGAGCAGCCAAGGGGACGTCACCATTAACACGCCCCAGGATCGTAACAGTACCTTTGAGCCGGAGATCGTAGCGAAACGCCAGCGTATCCTGGCCGATAATTTAGAAAAGCAGATTATAGGCATGTACGGGATGGGCAATAGCCTGCGGGATATCTCAGCTCATATAGAGGAAATGTATGATTCCAAGATATCCACACACGTTCTAAGTGATATTACGGACCGGGTGATTCCCAAGGTTAAGGAATGGCAGGATCGCCCCTTGGAGCCGGTATATTGCATCCTATGGCTCGACGCGATGCACTTCAAGGTACGCGAAGAAGGCAAAGTAAAGCACAAGGCCTTGTATAATATTTTAGGAATAAATAAAGCTGGAAGAAAGGAAGTGCTGGGTATGTATATCTCGGAAAGTGAAGGGGCCAATTTTTGGCTTCAGGTGCTGACCCAATTAAACAACCGTGGCTTAAAAGATATTCTGATTGCCTGTACGGATAATCTTACGGGCTTTAGTGAAGCCATTCATTCTGTTTATCCCAAGACTGATATTCAGCTATGTATTGTCCACCAGATCCGCAATAGTATGAAGTATGTGGCCAGTAAGGATCAAAAAGATTTTATGAAAGACCTTAAACTGGTGTACAAGGCTGACACCAAAGACCAGGCTGAATCGGCTTTACTGGATCTGGAAGAAAAATGGGGCAAAAGATATCCCATAGTGATCCGTTCCTGGAATGATAACTGGGACCGATTGAGTGCTTATTTTGAATATACCGCACCCATTAGAAAACTCATATACACCACAAATGCCGTAGAGGCTTTTCACCGGCAGGTAAGAAAAGTAACCAAGACCAAAGGCGCTTTTACCAATGATATGGCACTATTGAAGCTGGTTTACCTAGCTACCAGAAGAATTGAAAAGAAATGGAACGCCCCACTGCAGAACTGGGGTTTGGTAGTTCAACAATTAGCTATTAAATTTGAAGGTCGGCTAGAGTTGGACTTAGCCACCAATGAAACGAAAAACTAA